From one Simplicispira suum genomic stretch:
- a CDS encoding SDR family oxidoreductase yields MRSFAGRSVVITGAAGGLGQALVAVFLQAGARVLALDCNTQALIALREAMPPHGTDKAPTLATLVCDITQPQDCEATIAQAVALWGGVDVLVNNAGISHRSLFEDTDPAVLRKVMEVNFFGAVHMTHAALPQLLARRGVVAALSSVAGYAPLLGRTGYCASKHALHGFFDTLRTEVQERGVQVTLICPSFIATGIGAAALGASGAAATTPRITTGGESSPHDIALRILAALAQGKGQLLPDRTSRLAWWVSRLAPNWYAHTMQRRVRAEFEP; encoded by the coding sequence GTGCGCAGTTTTGCAGGGCGCTCCGTCGTCATCACCGGCGCCGCCGGTGGCCTGGGGCAGGCGCTGGTGGCGGTTTTCCTGCAGGCCGGCGCGCGCGTGCTGGCGCTCGACTGCAACACGCAGGCACTGATTGCCTTGCGGGAGGCAATGCCTCCCCACGGCACGGACAAGGCCCCCACGCTGGCGACCCTGGTGTGCGACATCACCCAACCCCAGGACTGCGAAGCGACCATCGCCCAAGCCGTGGCCCTATGGGGCGGGGTGGATGTACTGGTCAACAACGCCGGCATCTCCCACCGCAGCCTGTTCGAAGACACCGACCCGGCCGTCCTGCGCAAGGTGATGGAGGTGAACTTTTTTGGCGCCGTGCACATGACGCACGCGGCCCTGCCCCAGTTGCTGGCCCGGCGCGGCGTGGTGGCCGCCCTCTCCAGCGTGGCGGGCTACGCCCCTTTGCTGGGCCGTACCGGCTATTGCGCCAGCAAGCATGCGCTGCATGGCTTCTTTGACACCCTGCGCACCGAGGTGCAGGAGCGCGGCGTGCAGGTCACGCTCATCTGCCCGTCCTTTATTGCCACCGGCATCGGCGCGGCGGCGCTGGGCGCCTCGGGCGCAGCGGCCACGACACCGCGCATCACCACCGGCGGTGAATCTTCACCACACGACATTGCCCTGCGCATTCTGGCCGCGCTGGCGCAGGGCAAAGGGCAGCTGTTGCCCGACCGCACCTCGCGCCTGGCCTGGTGGGTCAGCCGACTGGCACCCAACTGGTACGCCCACACCATGCAACGCCGCGTGCGCGCGGAATTTGAACCATGA
- a CDS encoding SDR family oxidoreductase, with product MTAHRVLVTGASGYLGRQVIARLADPDQPDRPAHIVAHDIRSPAERLPGVVYEEADIRDPRIADALAEHAIDTVVHLASIVTPGKGSRRDFEYDVDVNGTRNLLQACVQRGVRRIVVSSSGAAYGYHADNPAWLTEDMPVRGNEVFAYAHHKRLVEEMLAEYRLSHPALEQVVLRIGTILGTAVHNQITDLFEKPRLLAIRGSDSPFVFIWDQDVVGIILRAVFGGPPGIYNVAGDGALSIHEIAARLGKPTLALPAWLLQAALAVLKPLGLTQYGPEQLDFLRYRPVLLNTQLKTAFGYTPTYTSAEVFELYRQARMHAREEGV from the coding sequence ATGACGGCCCACCGCGTGCTGGTAACAGGGGCCAGCGGCTACCTGGGCCGCCAAGTCATCGCTCGCTTGGCCGATCCGGACCAGCCCGACCGCCCGGCACACATCGTGGCGCACGACATCCGCTCGCCCGCCGAACGCCTGCCCGGCGTGGTCTACGAGGAGGCCGACATCCGCGACCCACGCATCGCAGACGCCCTGGCAGAACACGCCATCGACACCGTGGTGCACCTGGCCTCCATCGTGACGCCCGGCAAGGGAAGCCGCCGTGATTTCGAATACGACGTGGACGTGAACGGCACCCGCAACCTGCTGCAGGCCTGTGTGCAGCGGGGCGTTCGACGCATCGTGGTGTCCTCCAGCGGCGCCGCCTACGGCTACCACGCCGACAACCCGGCCTGGCTGACCGAGGACATGCCCGTGCGCGGCAACGAGGTGTTTGCCTATGCCCACCACAAAAGGCTGGTGGAAGAAATGCTGGCCGAGTACCGCCTGAGCCACCCGGCGCTGGAGCAGGTGGTGCTGCGCATCGGCACCATCCTGGGCACTGCGGTGCACAACCAGATTACCGACCTGTTTGAAAAACCGCGCCTGCTCGCCATTCGGGGCAGCGACAGTCCCTTCGTCTTCATCTGGGACCAGGACGTGGTGGGCATCATCCTGCGCGCCGTCTTCGGCGGCCCGCCGGGCATCTACAACGTGGCAGGCGATGGCGCCCTCAGCATCCACGAGATTGCAGCGCGCCTGGGCAAGCCCACGCTCGCTTTGCCGGCCTGGCTGCTGCAGGCGGCATTGGCCGTGCTCAAACCGCTGGGGCTGACCCAGTACGGCCCTGAGCAGCTGGACTTTCTGCGCTACCGCCCGGTGCTGCTGAACACCCAACTCAAAACCGCGTTTGGCTACACGCCCACCTACACCTCGGCCGAGGTGTTCGAGTTGTATCGACAGGCGCGCATGCATGCCAGAGAGGAAGGTGTCTGA
- a CDS encoding bile acid:sodium symporter family protein, translating to MAPIDQVQLHFNPQTLQILNAVLGLVMFGVALDLRVEDFRVALRTPKALALGLLGHHVLFPAMTYVLVWILQPQPSIALGMILVSSCPAGHISNFLVHFSRGNTALSVSVSALSTLAALVMTPLNFAFWGNLSPVTSGLMKQVAMSPWEMLQVVVLLLGVPLVLGMGVAHRYPGFAARIRKPMKWLSLLVLVGFIGGALAANFQHFLAYIQFVVLVVFIHNLLALATGYGLSAALGLPERDRRAITFEMGIQNSGLGLILIFNFFDGLGGMAIVTAWWGIWHIVAGMTLALYWKRRDPGGAPVVQAAGAAP from the coding sequence ATGGCGCCCATTGACCAGGTGCAACTGCATTTCAACCCGCAGACGCTGCAGATTCTCAACGCCGTGCTGGGGCTGGTGATGTTCGGCGTGGCGCTGGACCTGCGGGTGGAGGATTTTCGCGTCGCGCTCAGAACGCCCAAGGCGCTGGCCCTGGGGCTGCTGGGCCACCATGTGCTGTTTCCGGCCATGACCTATGTGCTGGTCTGGATTCTTCAGCCCCAGCCCAGCATTGCGCTGGGCATGATTCTGGTGTCGTCCTGCCCGGCGGGGCATATCTCCAATTTCCTCGTGCATTTCTCGCGCGGCAATACGGCGCTGTCGGTGAGCGTGAGCGCACTGTCCACACTGGCAGCGCTGGTGATGACGCCGCTCAACTTCGCCTTCTGGGGCAACCTGAGCCCGGTTACCAGTGGCCTGATGAAACAGGTGGCCATGAGCCCCTGGGAGATGCTCCAGGTCGTCGTGCTGCTGCTGGGGGTGCCGCTGGTGCTGGGCATGGGCGTGGCGCACCGCTACCCCGGCTTTGCTGCACGCATCCGCAAGCCCATGAAGTGGCTGTCCCTCCTGGTGCTGGTGGGCTTCATCGGCGGCGCGCTGGCGGCCAACTTCCAGCATTTTCTGGCCTACATCCAGTTTGTCGTCTTGGTGGTGTTCATCCACAACCTGCTGGCGCTGGCCACCGGCTATGGCCTGTCGGCCGCGCTGGGGCTGCCTGAGCGCGACCGACGCGCCATCACCTTCGAGATGGGCATCCAGAACTCGGGCCTGGGGCTGATCCTGATTTTCAACTTCTTCGACGGTCTGGGCGGCATGGCCATCGTCACGGCATGGTGGGGCATCTGGCACATCGTGGCGGGCATGACGCTGGCCCTGTACTGGAAGCGCCGCGACCCTGGCGGCGCCCCGGTAGTCCAGGCCGCTGGGGCCGCGCCATGA
- a CDS encoding AraC family transcriptional regulator — MTGRQTNTMQRESFSVTARFAQALVDAIARQGGQVPEALRLGRTQEGRVDMARQEALWALFVEACPDDPLAALRLGTDLQAGHLDIVGMLLLSCDTLGDGLEVLTEYAPIIGDNAHFEVAVLADPVQLRYVPGYVLYQQQRVEATLGCVVSLARWMTSGRFRAREVLLAHAARTDAAAYEALLGCPVRFGQPVNAVCMDACELNHTLVQAGSSLQQHLRSLADGVLASLAQDGTSARVQQWVRAHPRWGKERIAEQLGMSGRHLNRKLALEGISFKGLREALLHDMALQALRDGQKIAAASEALGFCDENAFSRAFRRWTGQSPAQYQKTERK, encoded by the coding sequence ATGACCGGAAGGCAAACGAACACCATGCAGCGCGAGAGCTTCAGCGTCACGGCGCGCTTCGCCCAGGCCCTGGTCGATGCCATTGCACGCCAGGGCGGGCAAGTGCCCGAGGCTTTGCGGCTGGGTAGGACGCAGGAGGGGCGGGTGGACATGGCGCGCCAGGAGGCGCTTTGGGCGCTGTTCGTCGAGGCCTGTCCGGACGATCCGCTGGCCGCGCTGCGCCTGGGCACGGATCTGCAGGCCGGGCACCTGGACATCGTGGGCATGCTGCTGCTCAGCTGCGACACCCTGGGCGACGGCCTGGAGGTGCTGACCGAATACGCGCCCATCATTGGCGACAACGCCCATTTCGAGGTGGCTGTGCTGGCAGACCCAGTGCAATTGCGTTATGTGCCAGGCTATGTGCTGTACCAGCAGCAGCGGGTGGAGGCGACGCTCGGCTGCGTGGTGAGCCTGGCGCGCTGGATGACGAGTGGCCGCTTTCGGGCGCGCGAGGTGCTGCTGGCCCACGCTGCGCGCACCGACGCTGCGGCCTACGAGGCGTTGCTGGGCTGCCCGGTGCGTTTTGGCCAGCCGGTGAACGCCGTTTGCATGGACGCCTGCGAACTGAACCACACCTTGGTGCAGGCGGGAAGCAGCCTGCAACAACACCTGCGCAGCCTGGCCGACGGTGTGCTCGCGTCGCTTGCGCAGGACGGAACTTCGGCGCGGGTCCAGCAATGGGTACGCGCACACCCCCGCTGGGGCAAGGAGCGCATTGCCGAGCAACTGGGGATGAGCGGGCGCCACCTCAACCGCAAGCTGGCTTTGGAGGGCATTTCCTTCAAGGGTCTGCGCGAGGCCCTGCTGCACGACATGGCGCTGCAGGCCCTCAGGGACGGCCAGAAGATTGCTGCGGCCAGCGAGGCCCTGGGTTTTTGCGACGAGAACGCGTTTTCACGGGCCTTTCGCCGCTGGACCGGGCAGTCGCCAGCGCAGTATCAAAAAACAGAAAGAAAATAG
- a CDS encoding YceI family protein produces MRLAYAAALLVTAGPALAAQYEIDPHHTYVAFEIGHFGTSTNRAQFEKTSGSIDFDRAAKKGKVDVRVDTTSVHSGSAEFDTHLQGTDLFNTARYPEMRFVSDRFEFNGDRVAKVHGQLTLLGKTGPLVLSATQFNCYQSPILKSEVCGGDFEGSIDRTQWGMDYLVTMGMPKQVRLVVQIEAAKR; encoded by the coding sequence ATGCGCCTTGCCTATGCCGCTGCCTTGCTCGTGACCGCTGGGCCCGCCCTCGCCGCCCAGTACGAGATCGACCCCCACCACACCTATGTGGCCTTCGAGATCGGCCACTTCGGCACTTCGACCAACCGCGCCCAGTTTGAGAAAACCAGTGGCAGCATCGACTTCGACCGCGCAGCGAAAAAAGGCAAAGTCGACGTGCGCGTGGACACCACCTCCGTGCACAGCGGGTCGGCAGAGTTCGACACACATCTGCAAGGCACCGACCTGTTCAACACGGCCAGATACCCGGAAATGCGCTTTGTCTCCGACCGCTTCGAGTTCAATGGTGACCGGGTGGCCAAGGTGCACGGCCAGCTCACGCTGCTGGGCAAGACGGGGCCGCTGGTGCTCAGCGCCACGCAGTTCAACTGCTACCAAAGCCCGATCCTCAAGTCCGAGGTCTGCGGCGGCGATTTCGAAGGAAGCATCGACCGAACGCAGTGGGGCATGGACTACCTCGTCACCATGGGCATGCCCAAGCAGGTGCGCCTGGTGGTGCAGATCGAAGCGGCGAAACGATAG
- a CDS encoding heme biosynthesis HemY N-terminal domain-containing protein, translating to MRATLWLLALFAVAVASALFAGNNQGTVTVFWPPWRLDLSLNFVLLALALAFTTLYAALRALAALVALPRQAQRWRLQQKERAMHGALLDALTQLMSGRFLRSRKAAQAALEQEASLRGGGTYLPQGEALRVMSHLVAADASHALQDRSAREQHLQDALTPPEKSEASLQQDLHEGVQLRAARWALDDREPLAALEGLATLSQGAARRTLALRIKLKATRLAQQTQEALETARLLGKHRAFSPAAAQSIVRGLASELIRNAHDPEQLSATWLALDPIERDMPELAIHAAQRLAELGGEPAQVRRWLEPVWQQLVDRPGELDELDARRLVRALETALDSLDAQWLARIEAAQQANPRDARLQYLAGVACMQRQLWGKAQQLLTQATPRLQDTGLRANAWCHLAQLAEQRGDLEAALAAWKSAAQSKS from the coding sequence ATGCGCGCAACGCTCTGGCTCCTGGCGCTGTTTGCCGTGGCAGTGGCGTCGGCCCTGTTTGCCGGCAACAACCAGGGCACGGTCACCGTCTTCTGGCCGCCCTGGCGGCTCGACCTGTCACTGAACTTTGTGCTGCTGGCGCTGGCGCTGGCGTTCACCACGCTCTACGCCGCCTTGCGGGCCCTGGCCGCACTCGTCGCCCTGCCCCGCCAGGCGCAGCGCTGGCGCCTGCAGCAAAAGGAGCGCGCCATGCACGGCGCCCTGCTGGACGCGCTGACCCAGCTCATGAGCGGGCGCTTTCTGCGTTCGCGCAAGGCAGCGCAGGCCGCCCTGGAGCAGGAAGCCAGCCTGCGCGGCGGCGGCACCTATCTGCCCCAGGGCGAGGCGCTGCGCGTGATGTCGCATCTGGTGGCGGCCGACGCTTCCCACGCCCTGCAAGACCGCAGTGCCCGCGAGCAGCACCTGCAAGACGCCTTGACCCCCCCGGAGAAAAGCGAAGCTTCGCTGCAACAGGATCTGCATGAAGGCGTACAACTGCGCGCCGCGCGCTGGGCCCTGGACGACCGCGAACCTCTGGCTGCACTTGAAGGGCTCGCTACGCTGTCGCAGGGCGCGGCGCGGCGCACGCTGGCGCTGCGTATCAAGCTCAAGGCCACGCGGCTGGCGCAGCAAACGCAGGAAGCACTGGAAACCGCACGCCTGCTGGGCAAGCACCGGGCGTTTTCTCCGGCGGCGGCGCAAAGCATCGTGCGCGGCCTGGCCAGCGAACTGATCCGCAATGCCCACGACCCCGAGCAGCTCAGCGCCACCTGGCTGGCGCTTGACCCGATCGAGCGCGACATGCCCGAACTGGCGATTCACGCTGCGCAGCGCCTGGCCGAGCTCGGTGGCGAGCCAGCGCAGGTGCGCCGCTGGCTGGAACCGGTATGGCAGCAATTGGTGGACCGCCCCGGCGAACTTGACGAACTGGACGCACGCCGCCTGGTGCGTGCGCTGGAAACCGCGCTCGACAGCCTGGACGCCCAGTGGCTGGCGCGCATTGAAGCGGCGCAGCAAGCCAATCCGCGCGACGCGCGCCTGCAATACCTGGCCGGCGTGGCCTGCATGCAGCGCCAGCTCTGGGGCAAAGCCCAGCAATTGCTGACCCAGGCAACGCCCAGGCTGCAAGACACCGGCCTGCGCGCCAACGCCTGGTGCCACCTGGCGCAGCTGGCCGAGCAACGCGGCGACCTCGAAGCTGCTCTGGCGGCCTGGAAAAGCGCGGCGCAGTCCAAGAGCTGA
- a CDS encoding uroporphyrinogen-III C-methyltransferase produces MSTSVDSTGAATSTAAAPASSTRLLGWALALVAVLAVIGLTGSMLLWQKLGNIQQALAQQSQDAGRQAIEARALARQASELAQESAARLAVQETRLSEVALQRSQLEELMQSLSRSRDENLVVDIEANVRLAQQQAQLTGSMQPLVASIKSAQQRIERAAQPRLAPVQRALALDLERLSSASVTDTAGLLARLDELLRQVDELPLKNAVAQAAATRRLAASARPTAASGAAAGETADLPAWMAPLQRGWDAVKDEMRGLVRVRRIDQPEAILISPDQAFFLRENLKLMLLNARLGILARQLDAARSDLLTASAALNKYFDPAARRTQTAATAMQQIQAHLNTVETPRLDETLSALATAAAGR; encoded by the coding sequence ATGAGCACTTCTGTGGATTCCACTGGCGCAGCCACCAGCACTGCCGCTGCCCCGGCGAGCAGCACCCGCCTGCTTGGCTGGGCCCTGGCGCTGGTGGCCGTGCTGGCCGTCATCGGGCTCACGGGCAGCATGCTGCTGTGGCAAAAGCTCGGCAACATCCAGCAAGCGCTGGCGCAGCAAAGCCAGGATGCCGGACGCCAGGCCATTGAAGCGCGGGCCCTGGCACGCCAGGCGAGCGAACTGGCACAAGAATCGGCCGCGCGTCTGGCGGTGCAGGAGACGCGCCTGAGCGAAGTCGCCCTGCAGCGCAGCCAGCTCGAAGAATTGATGCAAAGCCTCTCGCGTTCGCGCGATGAGAACCTGGTGGTGGACATCGAGGCCAACGTGCGCCTGGCGCAGCAACAGGCCCAGCTCACCGGCAGCATGCAGCCGCTGGTGGCCTCCATCAAGAGCGCGCAGCAGCGCATCGAACGCGCCGCCCAGCCGCGCCTGGCTCCGGTGCAGCGCGCCCTGGCGCTGGACCTCGAACGCCTGTCCAGCGCCAGCGTCACGGACACCGCCGGCCTGCTGGCGCGGCTCGACGAACTGCTGCGCCAGGTGGACGAACTGCCGCTCAAGAACGCCGTTGCCCAGGCGGCCGCCACGCGGCGTCTGGCGGCCAGTGCGCGGCCCACAGCAGCCTCTGGGGCCGCAGCGGGCGAAACAGCCGATCTGCCGGCCTGGATGGCGCCGCTGCAGCGCGGCTGGGACGCGGTGAAGGACGAAATGCGCGGCCTGGTGCGCGTGCGCCGCATCGACCAGCCCGAGGCCATCCTGATTTCCCCGGACCAGGCCTTCTTCCTGCGCGAAAACCTGAAGCTCATGCTGCTCAACGCGCGCCTGGGCATTCTGGCGCGCCAGCTCGATGCCGCGCGCTCCGATCTGCTCACCGCCAGCGCGGCCCTCAACAAATACTTTGACCCGGCTGCGCGGCGCACGCAAACCGCCGCCACGGCGATGCAGCAGATCCAGGCGCACCTCAATACCGTTGAGACCCCGCGCCTTGACGAAACCCTTTCCGCGCTCGCCACAGCGGCGGCGGGCAGATGA
- a CDS encoding uroporphyrinogen-III synthase — MSAAPPRALITRPEPEASQWVQALQARGIAASALPLICIADTPDPQALAQARKGLSDYDALMVVSGSAARHFFESNEALALIQQALPAIKTRVWAPGPGTAAMLQALGVPVRRIDQPAADAGQFDSESLWRSVGASVRTGTRVLIVRGGEAGSGQTGSGRDWLSSQIRAAGGSVDFVVAYTRAAPPWSAAQRALAQAAATDGTLWVLSSAQALGHLCAALPDQSWAGARALATHPRIAQAALAAGFGQVSECRPALADVAASIESAP; from the coding sequence ATGTCGGCCGCCCCGCCCCGCGCCCTCATCACGCGCCCCGAACCCGAGGCCTCGCAGTGGGTGCAGGCGCTGCAGGCGCGCGGCATTGCCGCCTCCGCCCTGCCGCTCATCTGCATTGCCGACACGCCCGACCCGCAAGCGCTCGCACAGGCCCGGAAGGGTTTGAGCGACTACGACGCGCTGATGGTGGTGAGCGGCAGTGCCGCGCGCCATTTTTTTGAATCAAATGAGGCTCTAGCGCTTATCCAGCAAGCGCTACCAGCTATCAAAACAAGAGTATGGGCACCCGGCCCAGGCACCGCTGCCATGCTGCAGGCGCTGGGCGTTCCCGTGCGCCGCATTGACCAGCCCGCCGCCGACGCCGGCCAGTTCGACTCCGAATCGCTGTGGCGCAGCGTGGGCGCCAGCGTGCGGACGGGCACCCGCGTGCTGATCGTGCGCGGTGGCGAAGCCGGCAGCGGGCAAACGGGCAGCGGCCGCGACTGGCTGAGCAGCCAGATTCGCGCCGCAGGCGGGTCGGTGGATTTCGTCGTCGCCTACACCCGCGCCGCGCCGCCCTGGAGCGCAGCGCAGCGGGCGCTGGCGCAGGCCGCCGCCACCGACGGCACGCTGTGGGTGCTGAGCAGCGCGCAGGCGCTGGGCCACCTGTGCGCCGCGCTGCCAGACCAGTCCTGGGCCGGCGCACGCGCTCTGGCCACGCACCCGCGAATTGCACAAGCGGCGTTGGCTGCAGGCTTCGGGCAGGTTTCAGAGTGCCGGCCCGCTCTGGCGGACGTGGCAGCGTCTATAGAATCTGCGCCATGA
- the hemC gene encoding hydroxymethylbilane synthase, giving the protein MNSKPLNIVIATRESRLALWQAEHVQALLAARGHQVSLLGMTTLGDQILDRTLSKVGGKGLFVKELETALEDGRADIAVHSLKDVPMELPEGMLLACVMEREDARDAFVSPRHARLQDLPQGAVVGTSSLRRTVLLQALRPDLRIEPLRGNLDTRLRKLDEGQYEAIVLAAAGLKRLGLQERIRCEFDEAQMLPAAGQGALGIEVRAGRSDLIEALAPLVHQPTWLRVAAERAVSRAMGGSCSMPLAAHAVLKGEHLHIAAAWGDPEARTPLVRASQSGLATTLEQAEALGQAVATQLRERGAH; this is encoded by the coding sequence GTGAATTCCAAACCCCTGAACATCGTCATCGCCACACGCGAAAGCCGTTTGGCCCTGTGGCAGGCCGAGCATGTACAAGCCCTGCTGGCAGCGCGCGGCCACCAGGTCAGCCTGCTGGGCATGACGACACTGGGCGACCAGATTCTGGACCGCACGCTCTCCAAAGTGGGCGGCAAGGGGCTGTTTGTCAAAGAACTGGAAACCGCGCTGGAAGACGGCCGCGCCGACATTGCCGTGCACTCGCTCAAGGACGTTCCCATGGAACTGCCCGAAGGCATGCTGCTGGCCTGCGTGATGGAGCGCGAGGACGCGCGCGACGCCTTTGTCTCGCCGCGCCATGCCCGCCTGCAAGATTTGCCCCAGGGCGCCGTGGTGGGCACGTCCAGCCTGCGCCGCACCGTGCTGCTGCAGGCGCTGCGCCCCGACCTGCGCATTGAGCCGCTGCGCGGCAACCTCGACACCCGGCTGCGCAAGCTCGACGAAGGCCAGTACGAAGCCATCGTGCTGGCCGCTGCGGGACTCAAGCGTCTGGGGCTGCAAGAGCGCATCCGCTGCGAGTTTGACGAAGCCCAGATGCTGCCCGCCGCCGGTCAGGGCGCGCTGGGCATTGAGGTGCGCGCCGGCCGCAGCGATCTGATCGAAGCCCTGGCGCCATTGGTGCACCAGCCCACCTGGCTGCGCGTGGCGGCCGAGCGCGCCGTCAGCCGCGCCATGGGCGGCAGTTGCTCGATGCCGCTGGCGGCGCACGCGGTGCTGAAAGGCGAGCATCTGCACATCGCCGCCGCCTGGGGCGACCCCGAGGCGCGCACGCCGCTGGTGCGCGCCAGCCAGAGCGGCCTTGCAACCACACTGGAACAGGCCGAAGCGCTGGGCCAGGCCGTGGCCACTCAGCTGCGCGAACGCGGCGCGCACTGA